GGGATGGGACGAGAAGGCGAGTTGCATCGCCGTTTCTCGAGCCAGGCTCATGGGTTGGTCTTCCACCACTTGCCGCCGCTCCTCCATCACCACGTTCCTTTCGGTGAAGAACTCGCGGAAGACGGGGTGCTGGAAGCGTTCGCTCTCCATCAGCATCCATGCCTCGAGGTTGTTGGCCGGGAAATCGGCATAGTAATACGTGAAATCCACGGAAGTGCCGGCGTTGAAGAAAAGGGAGACGCCGTCGTACAGACGGGGGAACTCCATGGGGATGACGTATTCCGCCTCGCGCGCGCTCAGCGAGTCCAAAATGGCTCGGAGCTCGGCGATCCGCGCGGGATCGCCCCGTTCACGGAGACCCGTTTCACGGGCGAGCGACTCGCCGACCTTTTCCAGGCTATCGAGCACCTCCCGCTCCGCCTCCCAATCGGTCGTACCGATCCGATCCGTCCCCTTGAAAGCCATGTGTTCGAACATGTGGGCGAGGCCGGTCTTGCCGATCGGATTGTCCACGTTCCCCGCCCTGACTTGGATGTTGCCGCTCACCGTCGGCAGATCGTGTCTCGGCAGGAGAAGGAACAGCATACCGTTGTCGAGGCGGTACTCCTCGACGCGGTCGAAGAGAGGAGGATATTCGAACGCGTTCGGGGGTGTGTCCCCCGCGAGTGATACCGCCGAAGCGAGCAGGATCGAGACGACGGCGAGCCGAGCGGCGAAACGCGCCGTCCTCAGGGAAGATGTTCTTTGTCTCACCACCTGTTTCTCCTTTCCGGATGAAACAAACAGCCGAAACCAAACCCATGGATGTTTGTAGGGTGAAGCTTACATTTTCGTTCTCGCGGAGCCAAGCGATAATGAAGCCCCACCCAGGGTGGGGATATGCCTGCAAGTTCTATTCCGCCGGTGCGGCGCCGTCCGATGAGCCGTGGCAACGAGTTGCGCCGCCGCCCGGCCCGCCGCGAGAAAAATACTTTTCACCCTTCCGGTCACTTCGCCGTAACGACTACTCCCGGAACCGGTTGCGCCCGTTCCCTCTTCGCGCTATCCTCGGGGGCACGAGAGCATACCGTCTGGGCCCACGAGAGAACGTCCATCCCATCGGAAAGGAACGCCCATGAAACGAATCGCCGCGCTCCCGACGATCGGCTTCCTCCTCCTCTCCGCCGTCGCCTTCGCCGTCGCCGGAGAGGTCCGTTTCGTGCAGAACCCCGAAATTTCCCCGGACGGGACGCTGATCGCGTTCTCCTATGACGGCGACATCTGGACCGTTCCCGTCGATGGGGGAGAGGCGACCCGGATCACCGATCACGTCGGGTGGGACGGCTACCCGATCTGGTCCCCCGACGGCGCGCGGATCGCCTTCGCCTCCGACCGCGAGGGAAATTCGGACGTCTGGATTGTTCCCGCCGCGGGGGGCGCCGCCGTGCGGGTCACCTTCCACTCGAGCACCGACATCCCCTGCGACTGGACCCCCGACGGCGCATCGATTTTATTCATGACCCGGCGGAACGGGGCCGAGGATCTCTGGCTCGCACCGGCGACGGGAGGCACACCGGTCCGTGTCAGCGGCGTCTGGCTCGAGCGCGAGGCCTATGCCGACATCTCCAACGACGGAACGCGTCTCGTCTACAACAACAACAGGGCGACCAGCGGGTGGTGGCGCCGCAACTTTCACTCCTCCGACGCGGCGGATATCTACCTGTCCGACTTCGACCCGCCCCGCGGGATCCGCCCACGGCCCCTCACGGAAGACCCGGTTCACGAACTCTGGCCCCGCTTCTCACCGGACGACTCCGAGATCTACTACGCCGGCGGCGCACGCGGGACGCTGAACGTTTACCGGATGCCCTCCGCCGGCGGCGGCGCGACTCGGGTCACCTCTTTCGAGCACGACGTCACCTGGCTCAGCATGCCCGCCCGCGGCGACCGTTTTCTGGTCCTCTCCGACTTCGACGTGTGGACCGTGCCGCTCCGCGGGGGCGAGCCGCGCCGCGTGCCGATCGTCTGTCGGACCGAGTATAAAAGCAGCCCTTCACGGGTAGAGGAATTCAGCGGCGGCGTGTCGGAGTTCCGCGTGTCGCCGGACGGGAAGAAGGCGCTCGTGGTGGTGCACGGCGAACTCTTCGTCGTCCCCGCCGAGAAAGGAGGAACGGCGCGCCGGATCACGCGAACCCTCTGGCGGGAGGCGGACGTGGAGTGGCTCCCCGACTCGCGGCGGGTCGTCTACTGCAGCGACCGCGACGGACCGCAGGACCTGTACATCGCCGATACCAAGACCGGCGAGGAGACCCGCCTCACCTCCGGCGACGCCATCGACACGAACCCACTCCCCTCCCCGGACGGCGAGTGGATCGCCTTTTACCGGGGGAACCACGCAATCTGGCGGATCAAACCCGACGGAGGGGAGCCGGAGGAGATGGTGCGCGCCGACTTCCTCGATTTCCGGCTTTCGCCGACCCGTGAATTCGCCTGGTCTCCCGATTCGCGTTGGCTCGCCTACGCCGCCTACGCGCCCGACTTTCACACCGACGTGCGGGTTCGTAACGTCGGCAGCGGCGAGGACCACGCCGTGAGCTACCTCCCCACCGAGAACCACCGGCCGGTCTGGTCGCCGGACGGCAAGTGGCTCTACTTCACAAGCTGGTTCCAGGAGAACGGCGACACCTATCGGGTCCGCCTGCGGGGCAAGCCGCCCAAGTTCGAGGAGGACCGCCTCGACAGCCTCTACGAGGACGAAGAAAAAGATAAGGACAAAAAGGATAAAAAGAAGGACAAGGACGATGCCGGGGACGACGAGGAGCCGTCGCCGGTGGAGATCGACTTCGCCGACATCGATCTGCGTGTGGAGGCCTTTCCCGACCTGGCCAACGACGAGAGCGAGCCGGTTTTCGTGGACGGAGGCGACCGGGTGGTTTTCGCCGCCGATGTGCTCGGCGCGTCGAGCCACGACCTGTGGGCCTTCCCGGCCGACGAGGACGCGGAGGAACGGAAGCTGGAGCAGCTGACCAGCACGTCGTCGCGCAAGTCCCGTCTGCAAGCGGTGGAGGAGAAGGTCTGGTATCTGGAGGGCGGGCGCGTCAAATGGTACGACACGGGCAAGTCCAAACCGGGCGCCCTCTCCTTCCGCGCGGAGATGGAGATCGACGATGAAGAGGACCGCCTGCAGATGTTCACCGAAGCATGGTCTCTTCTGAACGATCAGTTCTACGATCCGGCCTTCCACGGCGCCGCCTGGGACGAGGCGAGGGAACGGTACGGCGCCGTTCTCTCCGACGCGCGCACGCCCAAAGAGTTCGAAACCCTGGTGCGGATGATGATCGGCGAGTTGTCCGCTTCGCATCTCGACATTTGGAAAAACAGCCCCGAGGCTTACGAGACCGGCTACCTCGGTTTGGAATTGGACTGGCCGCTCCTCACCGAGAAGGGCGCCTATCGTGTCGCGTCGGTGCTTCCCGAATCGCCCGCCTCGCTCGAGGAGTCGCGAATCGAGCCGGGCGAGTTCCTTCTCTCCGTGGACGGCCGCCCCTTGGACCGCGGGACGGACCTCTACGCGCTCCTCGAAAGAACCGTCGGCCGGCGGGTCGAGATCGAGGTCGCCAAGGGCGAGGGCGGAAAGGGGAAACGAACCGTCCGGATCCAGCCGGTCGGCCGCAGGCGCATCCTCGCCCTGAAGCAAGAGGAGTGGGACCGCGAGCGGGAGCGGATGGTGGAGGAGTGGAGCGGCGGGCGACTCGCGTACCTGCACATCCGGTCGATGGGAGGCGGTGACTTGGAGCGTTTCCGGCGCCAGCTGGTGACCGTCGCCGCGGACAAGGACGGCGCGGTGATCGACGTTCGCTATAACGGCGGCGGGTGGATCGCCGTCCACGTGCTCGGCATCTTGGAGAGGGAGCAATTCCTACTGCGGACCTTCCGGGGGACGCCGCCCATCTCGGAAACCAAGATGCGCTCCTACGCCTGGGAGAAACCGACCGCCTGCCTGATCAACAACCATTCCTATTCGAACGCGGAGATCTTCGCCGAGGGGTTCCGGCGGCTCGGCCTCGGCCCGATCGTGGGGATTCCGACGGCGGGCTCGGTGATCGGCACGGGAGGGTGGACACTGATCGACGGCACCAACTTCCGTAAGCCTTCCTGGGGCGCCTACACCATCGACGGCGAAAACCTGGAGAACAACGGCCGCGCTCCGGACTTTTATGTCTATAACGATTACAAGGACTGGATGGACGGCCGCGACCCGCAGCTGAAGAAAGCGGTCGAGGAGTTAATGAAGACGCTGCAGTGACCGGAGGCTTCCCCTAAGCCGACGAAAGGGGCGCCGGCCGGATTCCCTCTCCCGCCGAACCACGCGGCGGGAGAGGGGGCCCGCCTTTCTTCGTCCTTTCCGGCTCTCCGCGCCTACTCTCCCCCCGCCGACGGCTCCGCCGGCGGCGTCTCGCCCCGCAGCCGGAGCACGCGCGCGATCACCTCGCCGACGAGAGAGTCCGGCGTGGAGGCGCCGCCGGTGACGCCGACGATGAGCGGCCCTTCGGGGAGCCAATCCCGCATCACGCGCACCGGTCCGCCCAACTCCTTCGCGCGGATCGAATCCCGATCCAGGATGCAGTCCGCTGATTCGATGTGGTAGGTCGGCGCGCTCCCCGAGGAGATTTTCACGAGGTGCCCCGTGTTGGAGCTGTTGGCGCCGCCCACCACGAGCACGCGATCCACTCCGTCCCGAATCAGGTCCCGCACCGCGCGTTGGCGGTCCTCGGTGGCGCTGCAGATCGTGGCGAAAGCGCGGAAACGCTCCGCGCCCTCCTCCGGGCCGTAACGGACTTCCATGGCGCGCCGGAAGATCGCTTCGATCTCCCGCGATTCCATCTCGAGCATGGTGGTCTGGTTGGCGAGGCCGATCCGTTCCAGGTCGCGATCCGGGTCGAACCCCGGGCTGAATGCGCGCGCGAAACCGGAAAAGAAACTTCCGGTGTCGCCCGTCTCGATCATCGCCGCGATCCTCTCCGCCTCGCCCGGATCCCGAACGACCAGATACTTCCCTTCCGGATCCGCCTCTCTCACCTGGGAGCAGGTGGCGGCGGTTTCCTCGTGTTCCGCCTTCCCGTGAATGACAGACGTGAACCCGTCCCGCGCGTACTGACGGACCCTCTTCCAGACGTTCAGCACCGATCCGCATGTGGTGTCGATCAGATCGCATCCGAGGGATCGAAGGAAAGTGAGTTCGGCGGCGGCGACGCCGAAGGCGGGGATGAGCACCACGTCCTCGGGACGGATCGATCCGTATCGTTTCTCTCGGTCCGGTCCGCTGTCGGGGAGGAGGAGCACGCCCAGATCGTGAAGCCTTTGGTTTACGCGGGCGTTGTGGATGATTTCTCCGGTGATCCAGATCCGGCGTCCGGGGAAACGGAGGCGGGCGCCGAAGGCCAGATCCACGGCGCGGTCCACGCCGTAGCAGAAGCCGAACTCGGCGGCGAGGGCGATGGTGGTGTCGCCGAAACGGAGGCGGTACCCGTGGGCGCGGAAGTGATCCACCAGGGGGGAACGAAAGTGGTCCGGTTGGCGGCCCATTGCCTCTCCTCGCGGACGGAAAGGAACCGCCCGCCCGGTTCGGCGCCTCTTCGCTCCGACCGGCCGGACCAGTTTAGCCCAAGCATGGAGGTGGGTGGAGGGGAATGGGGAAAAAAAACTTGGAGGACCCCAAAGGGTCCCCCAAGACCTCGGCGAGCCGTCGCTCCCCACGCTCCCCCACTGAGGAAAGCGACAACAATTAAACCGAGGAAGCTCAAGGCCGGTCTCCCGTTCGGCCTCGCTCTTATACAAGAGCAACGCTTGTGCCAAATCGTAAAACAGGGAACGAATCGGACCCGCGAGCAGTGTTATCTGTTGGAATGTAATGAGTTAAGAAATATAGCCTCCCCGGATGCCCGCCCGTCTCCATCCGTGAAGAGTGCAACCGGGGTTGTCAAACCGGGGCATTCAACCCTGGTGACCGGGTAACCACTTAAAAAGGAATCGCTTTGACCCGTCAACCGGAGTCGGCACTCTTTTGCGATTTAGCATAATCCGTTGACGGTTGGCAAAATTTTCTCCGCCAAACCCCAGGCGCGCCATTTTACTTTTGGGGTGGGGAAAAGGACCCGGCGGCTGCGCAAAAAAACCAACACTCCAGAAATGCGATCTAAAAATAGAAGTTATCTGGTGGGGATTGGACGGCCCCTACTTCCGTATCGTGAAGGAATCGATCACGGCGCCGGACGTGTCGATCACTTCGGCGTGGAAGAGTGGGCCCTCCACGGCGCAATAGAGGAAGAAGTGCGTGGTCTTCGTGCCCGCCCGGAAAGCGCCCTCCGGCAGCGCGTCCGGGTAGGGGAAGGGGAAATTCTTTTTGCCCCCCCGCGATCGATCCGGCCACCCGCGCCGCCGCAGGTCAGATAGACCGTGGAGCTATCCGTCTCGGTCCACGCGCGGCCGCCGCGGATCGGCGCGGTCCGGGTGTAGCAGTGCTGGTCGCCGTTGAAAAAGACGTCTACACCGGCGTCCTCGATGAAGGGGCAGAACGCCCCCGGACCGGCGCGGGCGATATCGACGTTCATCCTCCCCTTGTACTGCTCGGCGCCGTAGTAGGCGCGGTGTCCGAACCCGAATGTCCATGTCGTTCCCGGTTTCCGGGAGGCGAGATCCCTTTCGAGCCAACGCCGTTGCCGCGATCCGGGGGTGTTGATCCCCCCGTTGGGCTTGCAGTAGCGGT
This portion of the Candidatus Eisenbacteria bacterium genome encodes:
- a CDS encoding 4-hydroxy-3-methylbut-2-enyl diphosphate reductase, with product MGRQPDHFRSPLVDHFRAHGYRLRFGDTTIALAAEFGFCYGVDRAVDLAFGARLRFPGRRIWITGEIIHNARVNQRLHDLGVLLLPDSGPDREKRYGSIRPEDVVLIPAFGVAAAELTFLRSLGCDLIDTTCGSVLNVWKRVRQYARDGFTSVIHGKAEHEETAATCSQVREADPEGKYLVVRDPGEAERIAAMIETGDTGSFFSGFARAFSPGFDPDRDLERIGLANQTTMLEMESREIEAIFRRAMEVRYGPEEGAERFRAFATICSATEDRQRAVRDLIRDGVDRVLVVGGANSSNTGHLVKISSGSAPTYHIESADCILDRDSIRAKELGGPVRVMRDWLPEGPLIVGVTGGASTPDSLVGEVIARVLRLRGETPPAEPSAGGE
- a CDS encoding PD40 domain-containing protein; the protein is MKRIAALPTIGFLLLSAVAFAVAGEVRFVQNPEISPDGTLIAFSYDGDIWTVPVDGGEATRITDHVGWDGYPIWSPDGARIAFASDREGNSDVWIVPAAGGAAVRVTFHSSTDIPCDWTPDGASILFMTRRNGAEDLWLAPATGGTPVRVSGVWLEREAYADISNDGTRLVYNNNRATSGWWRRNFHSSDAADIYLSDFDPPRGIRPRPLTEDPVHELWPRFSPDDSEIYYAGGARGTLNVYRMPSAGGGATRVTSFEHDVTWLSMPARGDRFLVLSDFDVWTVPLRGGEPRRVPIVCRTEYKSSPSRVEEFSGGVSEFRVSPDGKKALVVVHGELFVVPAEKGGTARRITRTLWREADVEWLPDSRRVVYCSDRDGPQDLYIADTKTGEETRLTSGDAIDTNPLPSPDGEWIAFYRGNHAIWRIKPDGGEPEEMVRADFLDFRLSPTREFAWSPDSRWLAYAAYAPDFHTDVRVRNVGSGEDHAVSYLPTENHRPVWSPDGKWLYFTSWFQENGDTYRVRLRGKPPKFEEDRLDSLYEDEEKDKDKKDKKKDKDDAGDDEEPSPVEIDFADIDLRVEAFPDLANDESEPVFVDGGDRVVFAADVLGASSHDLWAFPADEDAEERKLEQLTSTSSRKSRLQAVEEKVWYLEGGRVKWYDTGKSKPGALSFRAEMEIDDEEDRLQMFTEAWSLLNDQFYDPAFHGAAWDEARERYGAVLSDARTPKEFETLVRMMIGELSASHLDIWKNSPEAYETGYLGLELDWPLLTEKGAYRVASVLPESPASLEESRIEPGEFLLSVDGRPLDRGTDLYALLERTVGRRVEIEVAKGEGGKGKRTVRIQPVGRRRILALKQEEWDRERERMVEEWSGGRLAYLHIRSMGGGDLERFRRQLVTVAADKDGAVIDVRYNGGGWIAVHVLGILEREQFLLRTFRGTPPISETKMRSYAWEKPTACLINNHSYSNAEIFAEGFRRLGLGPIVGIPTAGSVIGTGGWTLIDGTNFRKPSWGAYTIDGENLENNGRAPDFYVYNDYKDWMDGRDPQLKKAVEELMKTLQ